The genomic stretch AAGTAAGCGCTGCTCAATCTTGGCATCTCCTTAACTCAGCATCCCGAATTAGAGAATTTTGTGGCGCACGATGCTGAAGTTAGGTCCCTGTCCATTGGCAAGAAGTCTAGCCGTGTGTTCATCACTGGCGGTAATGATCGCAAGGTCAACCTGTGGGCAATTGGCAAGCAAACACCACTTCTGGTATGTGTCCCCTATGTCAATGACACTGCTATCATTTTTTGGCTATCTTGAAATTTGATCATGCTGTATTTCTGAATGGGAGTCTAATTGTTTGCACAGACCTTGTCTGGCCACACAAGTGCGGTGGAGGCTGTGCAGTTTGATTCAGCAGAGGTGCTTGTGCTTGCTGGCTCATCTAATGGTTCCATCAAGCTCTGGGACTTGGAGGAAGCTAAAGGTGTGGCTATATAATTATATAAGGCCCCCACAGTTGGATTATACCCTAATAACATATTTCTTACTTAATTTATTGTCTGTGCATAATATGAAAATGGCCATTTTATGTTTACTTCATCAAAAATCCCTTTAGAGCCTGTTTGGATCCTTGGAATTGAATTCATTCTAATAATTATAATTTAGGCACAAATTAATTAAGCTAATATGGTTGTATATGGAATATATTTGTATATTATTATTAGCCATACAAGGGAGATACTTATATGTTGCATTTCTACTATAGAGAAGTGAGTTGAAGAGCGTGCTATAAGTTGCGGAGTAGAAACATAGCATGATGATCTATAGAATCGATTTCCATCTTCCACCCTATGAATTTGAGATAGGCTTATATGTGAATTTTGGCAACTTTTGGAATCTCAAATTCCAAGCCAAATAGCTTAATCCATTAAGTAGCTTTCAATTCCTCCAAAATGAAGGGACCCAAAGTCCCAAACGGCACCTTAGATTTATTGTGATACAGTTATACAGATGGAAAATGCTCTATGAGGATAATGTTCTGTTGCGTTACCTTTTCATTTTTGATTGCCTGTGGTAGAACCATGATTATATGTTTGTCAAGCCTCCAAGTCATTTCAAAATGTCTTGAATGGCCACTTTTAACGTATGCGCTTTGGTGGTTCCATGAAAAAGGGGCCAGGGTCTACTGAGCTAAGGCCGATAGTATTGCCTGCCAATGTTGTCTTAACAATTTCTGTTAAGCGTTCTCGGATCTATGTAATTTTGTCCTGCATCAGAAACTCATCCAACTTCATCAAGTTTAACCATGTATAGTAACGCTTCCTGTGAATGGATAATGACATGCTTTGGAGAAAATAGATATATGATTTGTTTTTTAATTGAAATGTAGTTGTGCGGTCTCTCGCTGGGCACAGATCGAGTTGCACTGCTGTTGAATTCCATCCATTTGGCGAGTTTTTTGCATCTGGTTCGTCAGATACAGACCTGAAGATATGGGACATAAAGAAAAAAGGATGTATACACACATATAAGGGTCACAGAGGAGCAATTAAAACAATCAGATTTACCCCTGATGGACGATGGGTTGTCACTGGAGGAGAAGATAGCATTGTGAAGGTGTGGGATTTGACAGCTGGAAAGCTTCTACATGATTTCAAGTTTCACAGTGGACAAATCAACTGTATTGATTTTCACCCTCAAGAATTTTTGCTTGCAACAGGTAACGATCTATACGCAGCATCTCTTTTTTCTTCCCTTTTCTTATCAAAGCATGACCTAATGCAATCACAAGAAAAAAATGAATTCAATCTTTGTTTTGATTCACATCTTTGTTGTGTAATAGTTTGAAATCTCATTTTTTAATAAGAAAAGAAATTGTTTTGTTGGATACATCTGAAGTGAAATTTAAAGAAGTAGAAATGTGTTCTGAGTGAATCATCCTGACATTTTTCAGGCTCTGCTGATAGGACGGTGAAATTTTGGGATCTTGAAACTTTTGAATTGATAGGTTCTTCTGGACCTGAGGTATTGCAAGTTTTTTTAATCAAGTTAGATTTGCTTATGATTATGAAATCGATAATTTGAAGACCACAAACTATGGCTCAATTCTTTAGTGTGCATATTCTATAGGCATGGTAACTACAGTACATTCTTTGCTGCCGGCCTTGTATTACTGTCTTTGTCTTTCTATAAATCATAACTGTAAGAGCTTTCTCAGAGTACTTTAGCTCATATCTCCCTACGGTTGATTCAATATTGTAAGAGATGGTCTGACATCTAGCCTGAGCTTCACTTATGTCTTGTTCCCTGTTTCTTAACCCTTGCTCTAAACACACATGAGGAGAACATCCATTTTCGTCTTTTGTGATAGCTTACATGACTCCTATCTCCAGGGTACCAGTGTACGTTCTATGGTCTTTCACCCAGATGGTAAAACCCTTTTCTGTGGATTAGACCAAAGCTTAAAGGTAGGTCCTATTTTCATAGGTTCTTGATTGATGTTTATTTGCTTGGTACCTGAGGACATGGATATTTTCAGGTATTCTCTTGGGAACCAGTAAGGTGCCATGATGTTGTTGACATGGGGTGGAGTAATTTAGCTGACCTTAGTATTTATGAAGGGAAACTCTTGGGATGCTCCTACCATGAACGCCGTGTTGGTCTATGGGCTGCTGATATATCAGTGAGTGTCATTTTTTCCATGCCATATCTATTTTCCTGCCTCTTCTAACTTCCATTATTTGATCCAGCTCATTGGACCCTATGCTCTTGGTGTGTTGCCCAAAGCAAATTTTTTTGCTGAGCTTGTGCAGTCTATGGATGATAACCCTGTGAAACCAGTTGATAGCACTGCAAATTCTCGTCCTGCTTTAGCAATGGCACATTCAAAAAGTTCATACAAAGTCAAGGAATCTGGGATTGGTAGGTTTCAAactatttatatatttaatatgtattgagatttttctttttccttattACTGCTTGGCACCCATAGTAACGACCTTTCCCTCCTCTCTTTCTTTTGTGATAGCAGCTGAAAGCAGGGTTCGTGGTTCACATTTGACTCCAGCAACTACAGATAAGGTCAAGAAAGCTAGGAGCAGTACTATTCCACGAAGACCTGATTCGTCTTTAAAATCATCTGTTCAGGGTTCCACCCCGGTGAGGCGTATGAAGCTTGTTGATAGTCCTTCCACCAACCCAAAAATCATGGAACGTAATTTTGGACAGAGAGACATTTCATCAGCATCTCGTGCAGCGAGAGCTAATAATTCTGCAACTGCTAAGAAAAGCAATCTTACAGAATCAGCTTTAGTGAAAGATATTTACACTACATCTCAGGCTGTTCCTGCACCTGTTGTTGTGCCCAGAGACATtttagaggacaaaacagtAAGCAATGTTCGTAGAGGGACTGGAGACACAGCTGCAGCCCCAGATGATTTTCGGACCCCTTTTCACAAAAGAAAACCCTCACTTAGTGGCAGTGCTGCTGATAGTGATAGCTCATCAGTATACACTGAACCTGATGTTTGCTCAGAGGGTTTGTCTAGCTTAAAATTCTCCTTTGGGCTAACTCCATATTACAAGAAAGAAGAATTTGGGGATGTGGATAATGAAGGTATTGCACAAATAACAGAAAAGATGGACAGAACAGTGTTGCTGGACCATTCTCCACAgttaaatgatgataaatgtaTAGCCTTTTCTCTTTGTTCTTAAACATTGACCTGCTGTTTTGCTAGTATGGTAATGTAACAGTATAACTCTGTTTCATGCAGCCTTTGAATCTCCATGCTCAACAACAGAGACTGCCAAGGTCAAATATGTTAGAGGAGGTGTGTATGCATATTAATTGATGTTGTCAAGGATTCTTCATGGCCTAAAAATAGCTTTCTAATGATAGAGTGAACTCCTTTCAGTTGCTGTGCCACTGGGGAAAACAAAGTCTCTTGTTGAGAGATGGGAAAAGAGAGAGTCTTCTAGCACTGATTATTCACCACAAATTGGTTCTTGTGGTGATCGGGCATCAAGAAATGACAACCCTCCGTCCCATCTGGTATGTATCCATACATTTTGAGTATAGTTATTCATAGTTATTTGTAGCTCATCTTGATCAACTTGTATTGTGGTATCTTTACTCCTATGTGCTCTCCTAGTCTTGGCCATGCCTAAAGAATTACAACTGTTTTGCTTAAACTACTGCAGCTACACTGGATCTTAcctattttctatattttttactTGCTATAGTAATTTTGCAGCTACGTTGAATCTTATTTcgctttcatatttttatactaGTTACAATGATGTGAActctgaatcttttgagtcccgACTGCCACATGCATTTAGAGAAGGAAGAAGTCTGCTTTTACCTTTGGCCATCGAACTATCAAAATCTGACTTGCAAAAGGTTGCTAGTGTTTTATTGCTCGTAGTAGCAATCACTATTTATTTAAATTATCGCTTTGCACTTTATTAAACCAGGAGCTCAACCAAAAATATCCAATGGATTTTCTCGAAGGTGATGCTTACCTCGCAGATGCCATGTTCCACCACATGTAGATCCTTTCTCGAATATGTCACCACATGTAGATCCTATTTAGTCACTGCATGGCTAGTGCTTCActttattttgattgcttgactaaggccttgtttggttcccttgctaaattttagctagctaaaattattttagctactcttgggtaactaatggaactaaactattttagctccttttagtcaatgtgtttggaactttagctactaaaatgactaaagtttagctagctaaaatttaacaaggggaaccaaacagggcctaagtccTAGGTTTCAAATAAGGCAGGTGCTCAAACATCATGGGATCAACATAAAGTAAAGTGCAAAATGATAATAAGGCAACTCAAACATCATGCAATCAACATAAAGTAAAGTGCAAAATgataatttaaataaataacGGTTGTGCCTACAAGCAATAAAACAGTAGCAACAGGAACAAGTCAGATCCAAAGAGTTCTAAATAAGTAAATAGAGTACCATCAGATGGATTCTATTTCTAGAACAAAAATTGGTACctgttttgtatttttttaaaaatgaattagttatgatttttcAGAGATTTAaccatattttttatttagaaaaatacatATATAGGCAAAATCACCTTTGAAAAGTTGTCTGGGTTTGATAGTTTGACAGCCAAAGATGTCTGGTTTTGGAGTTGATGGCCATAATTGGACATGAGCGGTAGTTCGATGGCCAAAAGTAGACTTCTTCCTTTACAGAAAGAAGTAATGACAGAAAGTATTTTCACAAACTAGATGCAGAATGCTGGGACAGCTTGTGCTTTAATGTTTAGGGAATTTATCCCGTATTCCCATTGGAGATtaaagttttttctttttggaaCTGGATTGGAGATTAAAGTGATACtgaaacattcataaaatattaGTACAGAATACAACTTGAACATTGTTCAACTTTGCTCTACTTTTATTTTTTCATGCTATAGCATTTTTGAAAAATCTTTGGCTGTTCAAATTTGGTGATGATTGCAATTAACAGGCAGAACCAAGTACAACATATGAAAAGGATCTGTCAACAGTGGATGAGGTGATGGTTCCTGTCAATTTAGTACGGAACCATGATGAATTCATAAATGCTGTAAAACTTCGGTTGACAAAGCTAGAGGTGACTCCTGTTATTTACTAGCTGACTGTTGCTTGTTACCAGTTCATGTGCTTCTGTTATGGCGAGTAGACCAGCCGAGGACTGGTCTACTTGCCATAACAGCTTCATTGAATTCTCTGTGAACTTACTTCGAACAAATAAAG from Sorghum bicolor cultivar BTx623 chromosome 3, Sorghum_bicolor_NCBIv3, whole genome shotgun sequence encodes the following:
- the LOC8082354 gene encoding katanin p80 WD40 repeat-containing subunit B1 homolog isoform X1, whose protein sequence is MDPEKRGYELQNFVAHDAEVRSLSIGKKSSRVFITGGNDRKVNLWAIGKQTPLLTLSGHTSAVEAVQFDSAEVLVLAGSSNGSIKLWDLEEAKVVRSLAGHRSSCTAVEFHPFGEFFASGSSDTDLKIWDIKKKGCIHTYKGHRGAIKTIRFTPDGRWVVTGGEDSIVKVWDLTAGKLLHDFKFHSGQINCIDFHPQEFLLATGSADRTVKFWDLETFELIGSSGPEGTSVRSMVFHPDGKTLFCGLDQSLKVFSWEPVRCHDVVDMGWSNLADLSIYEGKLLGCSYHERRVGLWAADISLIGPYALGVLPKANFFAELVQSMDDNPVKPVDSTANSRPALAMAHSKSSYKVKESGIAESRVRGSHLTPATTDKVKKARSSTIPRRPDSSLKSSVQGSTPVRRMKLVDSPSTNPKIMERNFGQRDISSASRAARANNSATAKKSNLTESALVKDIYTTSQAVPAPVVVPRDILEDKTVSNVRRGTGDTAAAPDDFRTPFHKRKPSLSGSAADSDSSSVYTEPDVCSEGLSSLKFSFGLTPYYKKEEFGDVDNEGIAQITEKMDRTVLLDHSPQLNDDKSFESPCSTTETAKVKYVRGVAVPLGKTKSLVERWEKRESSSTDYSPQIGSCGDRASRNDNPPSHLAEPSTTYEKDLSTVDEVMVPVNLVRNHDEFINAVKLRLTKLEMMRHVFEQSGIKGAIAAVAKLPDNAVQADVVSALKGKLDLFNLEIFSSFLPVLSGLLCSKTERHATVSLEMLLDLIKIFGPVIHSTLSANLGVGVNIQAEQRLQRCTRCFNHLQKIQQTLNPLIMRGGQAAQLAQELNLSLQDLVVI
- the LOC8082354 gene encoding katanin p80 WD40 repeat-containing subunit B1 homolog isoform X2, which produces MDPEKRGYELQNFVAHDAEVRSLSIGKKSSRVFITGGNDRKVNLWAIGKQTPLLTLSGHTSAVEAVQFDSAEVLVLAGSSNGSIKLWDLEEAKVVRSLAGHRSSCTAVEFHPFGEFFASGSSDTDLKIWDIKKKGCIHTYKGHRGAIKTIRFTPDGRWVVTGGEDSIVKVWDLTAGKLLHDFKFHSGQINCIDFHPQEFLLATGSADRTVKFWDLETFELIGSSGPEGTSVRSMVFHPDGKTLFCGLDQSLKVFSWEPVRCHDVVDMGWSNLADLSIYEGKLLGCSYHERRVGLWAADISLIGPYALGVLPKANFFAELVQSMDDNPVKPVDSTANSRPALAMAHSKSSYKVKESGIAESRVRGSHLTPATTDKVKKARSSTIPRRPDSSLKSSVQGSTPVRRMKLVDSPSTNPKIMERNFGQRDISSASRAARANNSATAKKSNLTESALVKDIYTTSQAVPAPVVVPRDILEDKTVSNVRRGTGDTAAAPDDFRTPFHKRKPSLSGSAADSDSSSVYTEPDVCSEGLSSLKFSFGLTPYYKKEEFGDVDNEGIAQITEKMDRTVLLDHSPQLNDDKSFESPCSTTETAKVKYVRGVAVPLGKTKSLVERWEKRESSSTDYSPQIGSCGDRASRNDNPPSHLMMRHVFEQSGIKGAIAAVAKLPDNAVQADVVSALKGKLDLFNLEIFSSFLPVLSGLLCSKTERHATVSLEMLLDLIKIFGPVIHSTLSANLGVGVNIQAEQRLQRCTRCFNHLQKIQQTLNPLIMRGGQAAQLAQELNLSLQDLVVI